The window GATTTACAAAACATCCGAAAGGCGGCTGAGTTGATTCAGTCCCATTCTCAATACCTAGTGGTAGTTGGAATCGGTGGCAGTTACCTAGGTGCTCGCGCTGTCATCGAAGCTCTCACCCCTGAGTTTAGCACTCCTGAAACACAAAAGAAAACGGTTAAAATTTTATACGCTGGGCATCATTTGGATGCGGATTATCATTTTCGACTGCTTGCTTTTTTAGAAAACAAAGAGTTTTCTGTGAATGTCATTTCAAAGTCTGGTACCACGACGGAGCCGGCAATCGCCTTTCGGTTGTTACTTTCTTTGCTCGAAAGAAAGTATGGAAAAGAAAATATCAAACATCGTGTGTTTGCCACTACCGATAGGTCCAAAGGGGCACTCAAACACCTAGCAGATGAGTATAAATTTCCTACTTTTGTGATCCCTGATGATGTGGGGGGAAGGTACTCTGTCTTCACACCCGTTGGACTGCTTCCCATTGCTGCCGCAGGTTTTAGTATCAATAAATTGATGGATGGAGCCAAACAAATGGAATCCGAATTAAAATCCACTGCATCCAAAGATGGGAACTTAGCGTGTTTTTACGCTGCCATTCGGAATGGTTTGTATTCCTTGGGCAAAACAACTGAAATTTTTGTGTCATATAACCCTTCGTTTGGTTATGTCTCTGAGTGGTGGAAACAATTGTTTGGAGAAAGTGAAGGTAAAAATGGAAAAGGTATTTTCCCTGCTTCTGTTCAATTCACGACGGACTTACACTCGATGGGCCAGTACATCCAGGATGGAGAAAGGAAATTGATGGAGACAGTCATCAAAGTGGAAGCACCTAAACAAGATGTCTATCTTACCGAAAAAACAGATGATAATGATGGATTGAATTATTTAGCAGGGAAAAAACTTTCTGAAGTCAATCAAAGTGCAATGCTTGGAACGTTGATTGCACATAAAGATGGTGGAGTTCCCTGTTTGGAAATTACTTTACCATCGATCAATGAGGAAACATTGGGGGAATTGTTGTATTTTTATGAATTCTCCTGTGCTGTTTCAGGTTATATGTTAGGTGTTAATCCTTTTGACCAACCCGGTGTCGAAGATTATAAAAATAATATGTTTGCTCTGTTGGGTAAAAAAGGATATGAAAAACGAAAGGAAGAAATCCTAAGCCATCTTGGATTTAGCTAAAAAACTTTTTATCTGTTCGAGTGATTTTCCAAACACATCTTTTGTTTGGTAAGTTTCCCAAAGTTCTTTTGTTCCTAAATCTAACACTTCGCCGGGGAAAATTTCTCCGGTGATCTCACCTCGTTTGGCAAGGTCTTTAAATATATCTGACAAATCGTAATACTGATTTTTTTCCAAACTAGATAGACAAATTGGATCCAAAACAGCAAGTCCAATATAATAATAATTACCTTTTCCAAATTCCAAAGTTTGATCCTTGCCAATGGATATTTTTGTATAAGATTCACCTTCGGGAATTGGTAACAGATAGAGATGTATTTTCGAATGTTTCGCTAAACCTAACTTAGGTGTAAATTGAGGATTCGGAAAGAGAAGGGTATCAGGATTAATGAGTAAGATAGGTTCGAAAACAGAATCATCTGGTAATGCAGTTCGAATGCCACCTGCCGTTCCTAAAATTTCCTTCCTTTCAAAAGAAACTTCAATTTGTAAGTTTTTAAAGTTTTGTAAATGCCTTCTGATTTGTTCGCCTAAATAATGTGTGTTGACCCATATTTTTTCAATATTCCAAAGGTGTAATAGATACAAGGCATAATCAAGTAAGGCAATGGATTGTATTTTTAAGAGAGGTTTCGGGGTATTTTCTGTAAGTGAACCCATTCGTTTGCCAAATCCTGCTGCGAGAACAAATGCATTCATAGATTTAAGTTTCGAAAGTCCTTATGGTGGTTTAGTTCATCTCTCAAACTTCTGACAAAAATAAAAAGTGAATCAGCAAACATTCCTAATTGGATAATTTCCTCTAATTGATTTAAACAAGAAAGAATCGAAGGTTTGAATTTTTCCTTATCGAGATCCACAACCATTCGGAAATAGGTACCTAATGCTTTAAAGGATCTTTGTAAGGCTTGTAGGTAAAATGTATCTTTAAATTTTTTGGATTGGTCCACATTCCTTTCTTGGAAATACTGAAGCATTTTCAATCGGAATTCTCGTGGAAGTGGATAATAGGCATCATATAAAATTGATGCCAAGTCATACTGAGGAACACCCATACGCGCATCCTGGTAATCTATTAAAACATAACTATGGTTTGGTGATCGCAATAAATTTCGACAATGAAAATCTCGGTGTGTGAATACATTGATGGCATATTTGTCTAAATAACCAATCGTTTCTTCCATAAAAGCTCGTGCTTCAGCAGTGATGGAAGTTTTGAGTTGGTATTTGGCTTGAAAGGTATCAAATTTTTCTAACGTAAGATTGGTTTCGAAACTTAATTTTTCCAAATCAAACCTACGATTTTTGACAAAACTAGGTGACTCTAAAGATTGTAATTTGAGAATCAAATCCACAATTTTGGGAAATTGTGACATGTAATCAGAAAGTTGATACGAACTAAAATCTAACTTCCCTTCGAATGACATACAAAGGATTCCTAACGATTTGTTTGTTTCATAAATTTTGGGAACATGGAATCCGTTTTGGTCCAAGTATAAACTCAATTGGACAAAATCTTCGTTTATGGTTTCATCTACACAAACCACTTCTTCTCGATTATGGGTTGTGGTGATGTGAAAGTATCGCCGACTTGAAGCTTCTTCTTGTAAGGGAGTCACTGTACAAGTTTTACCATAACGAGTATGGATAAATTCTAATTGAGATTCATTGATTCCAGAATTCACGTTACCAACTAGGATTCGGAAACCTCAGGAAAAATAAAATGAAATTTAGATCCTTTTCCAGGATTAGAATCGATTTGCAGATCAATTTCGAAATTATCGACTATTTGTTTGACGACAAACATTCCAAGACCGGTTCCTTTTCCTAATTCCTTTGTTGTGAAATATGGTTCATAAATTTTTTCTAAGGTCTCAGGAGACATCCCCTCACCATCATCTGTAATGATTAGGTGAGCCTTATGATTCTGAAGGTATGCCTTAATTTCAATAGTTCCAATGTTATTTGTCGCATCGGCCGCGTTTAACAAAATATTAGAAAGTAAAAGTGCAAATTGGTCTGAGTTCATGCGGAATGGAATGGTTTCATTCGCTTCATCGCGTTTGATTTGGCAGTATTTTAATTTTGCCGTTTCTTTAAATACTTGTAATACAGCAGTGATTTCTCCATTCAAATTGAGAATTTCAGTTTTTTCATGATTGGATTTTACCGACTTACCAAGTTGCAACAAATTGGAAGTTAATGCTCTGAGTTTCTCAGTTTGGTTGAGTGTGACTTTTAGGGCACGATCCTTCAGCATTAGGTCAGCATTTTCACGCGAAGCCATTTCCACAAATCCTTGGATGGCCGTAAGTGAATTGTTAATTTCGTGACCAATGCTTGCCGCTACGACTGATAAAAATGCTCTCCTTTCAGAATGGATGAGTTGTTCCACCATCAATTTCTTTTGTGTGACATCGCGGATCACACCAGTATAATAAGAATCTCCATCCAAACTATAAGAACAAATGGCAATATCAGCAAGGAAAGTAGTTGAATCGGATCTTTGTAATGTCACATCAGAAAGTTGTAAGGTCGATTTATTTGGCTCCTGACTCAATACACTCGAAACTTGATTCATGTATTTTTGCATCTTGTTTTCTGTAAATAAGAGCCGAACATTTTGTCCGATTAAATCAAGTGGGGAATGAAATCGAAACATATCAAAACTTGCTTTGTTTGCCGAAACAATCACCAATTTATGATTGATAGTGATGACAGCATCAGATGTGGCATTTAATATAGCCGCGTTTTGTCTATTTAAGTCTAAGTTTTGAGTACGGAGTGCCTTCTCAAGTTTTTCGGATAACAATAATTTTTCTAAGTCAGAATCTTTTTGATTTTTGACTTCTAATGCTCGTTTTACGACAGAGAGTAATTGTGTCCTGTCTACAGGTTTGGAAATATATTCATATGCATGATATCGGATGGCAGCTTCCGCTGAAGATAGATTTGGATTTCCTGTAATCAAGATCACAGGTAGGTTGATATTTTTTTCCGCAATGAATTTGGTAAAATCAATCCCAGACATGCCGGACATTAATATATCAGATATGACTAGGGAAAACGTTTCGCCCGTCTCAATTCTTTTCACAGCATCCGAAGCAGATTCCGAAAGTTCGATTTGGTAACCTTCACGTGATAATACACGTTTCAAAGCGATACGAATGTCTTCTTCATCATCGATGATTAAAATTTTATCCATTTTCATCCGTATGAGCAGGGAGGAATATTTCTACCTTTGTTCCCACTCCATTTTTTGTTTTGATATAAATTTCCCCGCCATGTTCGGCGATGATTTTTTTAGAGATTGATAGTCCCAAACCCGTTCCTTGTTTGTTACGCCTAGTGGTAAACAGGGGTAAAAAAACTTTTTCTAAGGTGTCATCATCGATCCCTGGTCCATTGTCTTCTACTGAAAATACAACCCAGTCCTTTTTTTGACTCCGAACAAGGTCAATTCCCAACTCTATTTTTGGATTCATTCTAGCTGTTTCCATTTCAGACAATGCGTTAATCGAATTCACCACACAATTGATCAACACTTGTTCGATCTCCTGCCATCGTACAAAAATCCCAGGTAAATTGGGGCCAGCATGCCGAGTGAAATGTATATTCTTTTTTCGACAACTGACTTCCACCAATTCACTTGTTCTCACCAAAATATAATAAGGTGATACAAAATCTCGATTTGGACTTTCCATCCTTCCTAAATCAAGCAAAGCTTTTACTAAATCACGAATTCGTAAATTGGCAGCTTCAATTTTTTGTAAAATATTTTTCCTTTCATTTGCATCCGTTTCATCAACTGTAATCAAATCTTCCAAATATAGCAGTGCACTTTGTAATGGATTATTAATTTCATGGGCAAGACCTGCCGCTATCTCACCAATACTTGCGAATTTCATGGATTCTATCAATTGTCGATCCAAACGTTTGGCTTCAGTAATATCGGAGAAAACTAACATCACTTTTTTATCATTAGGATTGAGTCTTCTTACGGGTATATATTTGATTTCAAAAGTTTTATCTTCACCTAATAAGGTATAATCGAATTCTGCTCTTTGTGTGGTTTGAGTTTCAATGGAATTCTGTAAAACTTCTGTCAGTTTGGACTTAATCTCTTTTGCAAAAAAGTGAAATATATTTTCGCCTGTTTCAAATGCCAATAGTTGAAACAATAAAAACTTAAAAATAGGAGCCACCTCAAGGATAACAGCATCTTGGTTTACGATCACAAAACCATTATTGATCGTTGCAAAAAAAGTTTTTAATTTATCTTCTCCATATTTGATTGAGTTTTCAGCATTTTGAATTGAAGACAAATTCAATAACAAAATTGTGATTTCGTTTGTGTTAGAAAGTATGGTTGGCGTTAAAAAACTCTGAAGTTGGAATTTTTGTTTTTCTCCGAACCCAGATTGAATTTCAATGTCGTGTTTGATGTTTTGAATCAACAAATCGTTTTTAATTTTTTCTGGTAAGGAAAGGATTTCAAAAATCGATTTTTTCCGAACCTGTTCCAAACTGAGTGAAAAAAATTCTAAAAACCGAGTGTTTGCAAATTGAATCTTTCCGACAGAATCTGTCCTTAAAAAAGGAATTTCTAATGCATCACCATTGAGGTAAGGAAGATTTTCTATCTGGGATTGCCATTCGATAGAAACAATATATACATCCTCATCTTCTTCAAAAAAATCAGCGAGTGATGAAAACTGAACAATGACTGGTATTTTTTCTCGTTTTTGATTGAGTAAATGAATGGGAAACGTTTCCGATTGTTTCCGTTTATTTTCCTCATAAAAAACGGATTTTGAAGTTTCATCGATGATATAATCCATAGAAAATGGAAATTTTTCCAAAACTCCCAATCGTTCTTTGATTTGATCATGACAATACAAAATCTTTTGGGATTTAAGATCGACGAATAGAAAAGTTTTCGAGGAATGGGATAGTAGCTGCGATAACCTGAGAATTTTTCTTTCTAACATTATGATTAAACTTTTTTACCGAAGCCTTTATCGAAATTATCAGTCCCAGAGACGTAAATCAATGAAAAATATGGGTGGAATTCCCTCTTATGTCAACATGGGAGGACACCGTATTTTTTACTGGAAGTTTGGCAATGGTAACCAAAAACCGATTGTTTTTTTCCATGGTTTGCTGGATGAAAGTTTCGGTTTTCGCCGGGTCGTGAAAGAATTGTTAAACGACGGCCATCCTCTCTATGTTTTTGATTTACCTGGTTATGGAAAAAGTAAATTACCTCAAGTGAAATACCTATTCCAAATCGATGTTTGGGCAAACTTACTTTTAGAATGTATTGAAAAATTGAATTTAAAGAACATTTGTTTGGTAGGTCATTCCATGGGTGGACTTGTCTCCCAACATCTGGTCCTAGGAGATCAGCACAAACGTGTTGAAAAATTAATCCTCCTTGCCCCGGGAGGGATTCCTCACCCAGAACGAGAAAAAATGCGTAAGATTTTATTCCCCAAAACAGAATCACAAGTCGTTTTACTTTTACGTTATTTGTATGGGGAAGAATTTCCTGAACCAGGTTATTTGTTTCGTCATACGCTTGTTACCATTTGGAATGACAAACCAAATGAATATTTGCAAGAGAATACCTTACGCAGGGAAGATGAGATTTTTTTTGGACCCAAAATGAAAGGTATCAAAATTCCAACTTTAATCCTTGCGGGAGCTGAGGATGAAATCACTCCTCCGTTTATGATGAACCAAATGAAGTCGTATATTAAAAAAAGTAAAGTGGTTTGGATCCCAAAAATTAGACATGCCATCCATTTAGAGAGACCCGATGTAGTCGCAAAGAATATTAGAGAATTCTATTATTCTTAATTATTCCCCATCGTCGCCAATCGCATCGACGGGACACATTGCCATTGCTGCTTTTGCTTGTTTTTCTTCTGCCTGGTTTTTAGGCTGATTTTTGAAAAAAATGTGCGTTTCGTCCGCACTGTATTCTAGCAGGTTTGGTGCCTCTTTGACACAGTCATTACAGGGAACACAAGTCTGGTCGACATAGTATTTTCCTGGTACATTCTCGGGTTGTTTGATACTTTTATCAGCCATATCGTATTTTTACTTTTTAACAGACCCCCCCTTATAAAATAAAGCATATATGACGAAAAAGAACATCCTCATCG of the Leptospira biflexa serovar Patoc strain 'Patoc 1 (Paris)' genome contains:
- a CDS encoding glucose-6-phosphate isomerase → MSNLKISDRFVKPFLDQSKLEKELERAEMARQTVLNGSGLGNEFLGWVNLPSQTKAEDLQNIRKAAELIQSHSQYLVVVGIGGSYLGARAVIEALTPEFSTPETQKKTVKILYAGHHLDADYHFRLLAFLENKEFSVNVISKSGTTTEPAIAFRLLLSLLERKYGKENIKHRVFATTDRSKGALKHLADEYKFPTFVIPDDVGGRYSVFTPVGLLPIAAAGFSINKLMDGAKQMESELKSTASKDGNLACFYAAIRNGLYSLGKTTEIFVSYNPSFGYVSEWWKQLFGESEGKNGKGIFPASVQFTTDLHSMGQYIQDGERKLMETVIKVEAPKQDVYLTEKTDDNDGLNYLAGKKLSEVNQSAMLGTLIAHKDGGVPCLEITLPSINEETLGELLYFYEFSCAVSGYMLGVNPFDQPGVEDYKNNMFALLGKKGYEKRKEEILSHLGFS
- a CDS encoding nucleotidyltransferase family protein, with the translated sequence MNAFVLAAGFGKRMGSLTENTPKPLLKIQSIALLDYALYLLHLWNIEKIWVNTHYLGEQIRRHLQNFKNLQIEVSFERKEILGTAGGIRTALPDDSVFEPILLINPDTLLFPNPQFTPKLGLAKHSKIHLYLLPIPEGESYTKISIGKDQTLEFGKGNYYYIGLAVLDPICLSSLEKNQYYDLSDIFKDLAKRGEITGEIFPGEVLDLGTKELWETYQTKDVFGKSLEQIKSFLAKSKMA
- a CDS encoding phosphotransferase; protein product: MNSGINESQLEFIHTRYGKTCTVTPLQEEASSRRYFHITTTHNREEVVCVDETINEDFVQLSLYLDQNGFHVPKIYETNKSLGILCMSFEGKLDFSSYQLSDYMSQFPKIVDLILKLQSLESPSFVKNRRFDLEKLSFETNLTLEKFDTFQAKYQLKTSITAEARAFMEETIGYLDKYAINVFTHRDFHCRNLLRSPNHSYVLIDYQDARMGVPQYDLASILYDAYYPLPREFRLKMLQYFQERNVDQSKKFKDTFYLQALQRSFKALGTYFRMVVDLDKEKFKPSILSCLNQLEEIIQLGMFADSLFIFVRSLRDELNHHKDFRNLNL
- a CDS encoding hybrid sensor histidine kinase/response regulator — translated: MDKILIIDDEEDIRIALKRVLSREGYQIELSESASDAVKRIETGETFSLVISDILMSGMSGIDFTKFIAEKNINLPVILITGNPNLSSAEAAIRYHAYEYISKPVDRTQLLSVVKRALEVKNQKDSDLEKLLLSEKLEKALRTQNLDLNRQNAAILNATSDAVITINHKLVIVSANKASFDMFRFHSPLDLIGQNVRLLFTENKMQKYMNQVSSVLSQEPNKSTLQLSDVTLQRSDSTTFLADIAICSYSLDGDSYYTGVIRDVTQKKLMVEQLIHSERRAFLSVVAASIGHEINNSLTAIQGFVEMASRENADLMLKDRALKVTLNQTEKLRALTSNLLQLGKSVKSNHEKTEILNLNGEITAVLQVFKETAKLKYCQIKRDEANETIPFRMNSDQFALLLSNILLNAADATNNIGTIEIKAYLQNHKAHLIITDDGEGMSPETLEKIYEPYFTTKELGKGTGLGMFVVKQIVDNFEIDLQIDSNPGKGSKFHFIFPEVSES
- a CDS encoding ATP-binding protein; this translates as MLERKILRLSQLLSHSSKTFLFVDLKSQKILYCHDQIKERLGVLEKFPFSMDYIIDETSKSVFYEENKRKQSETFPIHLLNQKREKIPVIVQFSSLADFFEEDEDVYIVSIEWQSQIENLPYLNGDALEIPFLRTDSVGKIQFANTRFLEFFSLSLEQVRKKSIFEILSLPEKIKNDLLIQNIKHDIEIQSGFGEKQKFQLQSFLTPTILSNTNEITILLLNLSSIQNAENSIKYGEDKLKTFFATINNGFVIVNQDAVILEVAPIFKFLLFQLLAFETGENIFHFFAKEIKSKLTEVLQNSIETQTTQRAEFDYTLLGEDKTFEIKYIPVRRLNPNDKKVMLVFSDITEAKRLDRQLIESMKFASIGEIAAGLAHEINNPLQSALLYLEDLITVDETDANERKNILQKIEAANLRIRDLVKALLDLGRMESPNRDFVSPYYILVRTSELVEVSCRKKNIHFTRHAGPNLPGIFVRWQEIEQVLINCVVNSINALSEMETARMNPKIELGIDLVRSQKKDWVVFSVEDNGPGIDDDTLEKVFLPLFTTRRNKQGTGLGLSISKKIIAEHGGEIYIKTKNGVGTKVEIFLPAHTDENG
- a CDS encoding alpha/beta fold hydrolase, with protein sequence MGGIPSYVNMGGHRIFYWKFGNGNQKPIVFFHGLLDESFGFRRVVKELLNDGHPLYVFDLPGYGKSKLPQVKYLFQIDVWANLLLECIEKLNLKNICLVGHSMGGLVSQHLVLGDQHKRVEKLILLAPGGIPHPEREKMRKILFPKTESQVVLLLRYLYGEEFPEPGYLFRHTLVTIWNDKPNEYLQENTLRREDEIFFGPKMKGIKIPTLILAGAEDEITPPFMMNQMKSYIKKSKVVWIPKIRHAIHLERPDVVAKNIREFYYS
- a CDS encoding ferredoxin, which codes for MADKSIKQPENVPGKYYVDQTCVPCNDCVKEAPNLLEYSADETHIFFKNQPKNQAEEKQAKAAMAMCPVDAIGDDGE